The following coding sequences are from one Nitrospirota bacterium window:
- a CDS encoding type II toxin-antitoxin system VapC family toxin, producing VKLYVEEIGSEKIRKIAHGATAISTSKIAYTEARSAFARKQKEDGFSVNTLRKIVDDLNRDWESYFVIEITDGLIRSAGDIAEKYLLRGFDSIHLASALNLKSKIRTEIHFSSNDTRLNQAAEREGLIVL from the coding sequence GGTTAAATTGTACGTTGAAGAGATTGGTTCTGAGAAAATCAGGAAGATAGCACATGGTGCAACGGCCATTTCCACCTCAAAAATAGCATATACAGAAGCAAGGTCTGCTTTCGCAAGGAAACAGAAGGAAGATGGTTTCTCTGTTAACACACTGCGAAAAATCGTCGATGATTTAAACCGCGACTGGGAAAGCTATTTTGTCATCGAAATTACGGATGGATTGATAAGGTCTGCTGGTGACATTGCGGAAAAATATCTCCTCAGGGGTTTTGATTCCATTCATTTGGCCTCCGCCCTCAATCTGAAAAGTAAAATCAGGACCGAGATACATTTTTCAAGCAATGATACCAGACTGAATCAAGCTGCGGAAAGAGAAGGGCTTATAGTTTTATGA
- a CDS encoding DegQ family serine endoprotease, whose protein sequence is MKKRTIIILVLISIVLGVFIGTNWDALFYIYKPFPQVYPPKVPQELKRTGEAFSDIVKSVGPSVVNVSATKSVKKGLSPFAPYFEGPSGDFSGEPFHNFKSPKRWKERSLGSGVIVSPDGYIVTNYHVVEEADEIKVTLIDKRDFKGKVVGSDPKTDLAIIKIKANGLPVIPWGNSDKLQVGEFVLAIGSPFGLSHTVTMGIISAVGRANVGIADYEDFIQTDAAINPGNSGGPLVNINGELIGITTAIFSKSGGYQGIGFAVPSNMARLIMEQLLKSGKVTRGWLGVSIQEITPELGREFGLKSLKGALVSEVFRGSPAEKAGVRRGDVILEFNGKTIEDVGYLRNMVAQTSPGSSIKIKIIRDGKTINVEATIAELPKEVSEVKPDVEEASKESALVGLHIMDITQEVVKQLRLPRGEQGVVIIRVEPGSPAEEIGLKRGDVIQEINRKRINNSRDFNGIASRIKEGDTLLLYVNRGGKKFYVTLKAYS, encoded by the coding sequence ATGAAGAAACGGACTATTATAATTCTTGTTTTAATATCAATAGTTTTAGGGGTTTTTATAGGTACTAACTGGGATGCCCTGTTTTATATATACAAACCCTTCCCTCAGGTTTATCCCCCGAAAGTACCGCAGGAACTGAAAAGGACAGGAGAGGCATTTTCTGATATAGTAAAGTCTGTTGGCCCCTCTGTTGTTAACGTATCTGCGACGAAGAGTGTTAAAAAAGGTTTATCTCCGTTTGCACCTTATTTTGAAGGCCCATCCGGAGATTTTTCTGGAGAGCCTTTTCACAATTTTAAATCGCCGAAGCGGTGGAAAGAGCGGAGCCTTGGCTCAGGCGTTATAGTCTCTCCAGACGGCTATATAGTCACAAACTACCATGTGGTAGAAGAGGCTGATGAAATAAAAGTTACCCTTATAGACAAACGGGATTTTAAGGGTAAAGTTGTTGGCTCCGACCCAAAGACAGACCTTGCAATTATAAAAATAAAGGCGAATGGTCTTCCGGTAATACCATGGGGTAATTCAGACAAACTCCAGGTCGGGGAATTTGTCCTTGCTATTGGCAGCCCATTTGGATTGAGCCATACAGTTACCATGGGGATAATAAGCGCTGTTGGGCGGGCAAATGTGGGGATTGCGGATTATGAAGATTTTATTCAGACTGATGCGGCTATAAACCCTGGTAATTCTGGCGGTCCCCTTGTGAATATAAATGGAGAGCTTATCGGTATAACTACGGCGATATTTTCAAAAAGTGGAGGCTATCAGGGCATAGGCTTTGCAGTGCCCAGCAATATGGCCCGCCTGATAATGGAACAGCTACTTAAAAGTGGAAAGGTTACCAGAGGCTGGCTTGGGGTCAGTATCCAGGAGATTACACCCGAACTGGGCAGGGAATTTGGACTTAAAAGTCTGAAAGGCGCTCTTGTTAGCGAGGTCTTCAGAGGGAGCCCTGCAGAAAAAGCTGGAGTCAGAAGAGGAGATGTCATTCTGGAATTTAATGGTAAGACAATAGAGGATGTCGGCTACCTGAGAAATATGGTTGCCCAGACCTCCCCTGGTAGCAGTATCAAAATTAAAATAATAAGAGATGGAAAGACGATTAATGTTGAAGCAACCATCGCTGAGCTCCCAAAAGAAGTTTCTGAAGTAAAGCCCGATGTAGAAGAAGCATCAAAAGAAAGCGCCCTTGTTGGCCTGCATATAATGGATATAACGCAGGAGGTTGTTAAACAGTTAAGACTGCCCAGAGGAGAACAGGGAGTTGTGATTATACGTGTGGAGCCAGGTAGCCCGGCTGAAGAGATTGGCCTTAAAAGAGGAGATGTAATTCAGGAAATAAACAGGAAGAGAATCAATAATTCGAGGGATTTTAATGGGATTGCCTCACGGATAAAAGAGGGCGATACATTACTCTTATATGTCAACAGGGGTGGCAAGAAATTTTATGTTACCCTCAAAGCATATAGTTAA
- a CDS encoding PIN domain-containing protein, whose product MPYEGIAIGFGIGVLGLILEFLFSKAGLATILGGLIGMSMGLILANLIYYPVKSFFTGAEGLYISVILNSLLGYSGLLLGLKKGSSLAMPNLIKVFRGGGVEENQKIIDTSVIIDGRIADVCEAGFVEGTFILPQFILQELQHVADSPDSLKRARGRRGLDVLHRIQKMSNLTVKIVDEDFPKIKEVDSKLVALAKKMNGKIITNDFNLNKVAELQGVTVLNINELANALKPVVLPGEAMNVFVLKEGKESSQGVAYLDDGTMVVVENARRLIGRNIDITVTSVLQTTAGKMIFGKLKEEVEREEYRMAREG is encoded by the coding sequence ATGCCGTATGAGGGGATTGCAATAGGCTTTGGCATAGGCGTCCTCGGTCTTATTTTAGAGTTTCTTTTTAGTAAGGCTGGATTGGCTACGATACTCGGCGGCCTCATCGGAATGTCTATGGGGCTTATTCTTGCAAATCTTATTTACTATCCGGTTAAGTCTTTTTTCACTGGCGCAGAGGGCCTTTATATCTCTGTTATACTGAATTCTCTCTTAGGATATAGCGGTCTTCTTTTAGGCCTCAAAAAAGGCAGCAGCCTCGCCATGCCAAATCTCATTAAGGTCTTTAGAGGCGGTGGTGTCGAGGAGAACCAGAAGATTATTGATACCAGCGTCATAATAGACGGCAGGATCGCTGATGTCTGTGAAGCAGGTTTTGTAGAGGGAACATTTATCCTCCCGCAGTTTATTCTTCAGGAGCTCCAGCACGTTGCTGATTCTCCAGATTCTTTAAAGAGGGCGAGGGGCAGGAGGGGACTTGATGTCCTGCATAGGATACAGAAGATGTCAAACCTTACCGTAAAGATAGTGGATGAGGATTTTCCAAAGATAAAAGAGGTGGACTCAAAATTGGTTGCCCTGGCTAAAAAGATGAATGGTAAAATCATAACAAATGATTTCAATCTGAATAAGGTGGCTGAACTTCAGGGCGTAACGGTGCTGAATATTAATGAGCTGGCAAATGCCCTTAAACCGGTTGTATTGCCTGGCGAGGCCATGAATGTTTTTGTGCTTAAAGAAGGTAAGGAGTCGAGTCAGGGTGTTGCCTATTTGGATGACGGGACAATGGTAGTTGTTGAGAATGCGAGGAGGCTTATCGGTAGAAACATCGATATAACTGTTACGAGTGTGCTCCAGACGACTGCAGGCAAAATGATTTTTGGAAAACTCAAGGAAGAGGTAGAAAGAGAAGAGTACAGGATGGCAAGAGAGGGATGA